TCCGGGCCTTCCCTGGGCTTAGGCACGCACGCAATGATTTACGTGCGAAACCGCAAGCGATGGTAACACGCGTTCGTTCCATCGAACCCCGATCGCATGCCGCCCGATCCTGCGCTTCAAATCTTGCTCGAAGACAATCATCTGCTGGTGGTCAACAAGCCGGCGGGGATGGCGACCATGGGCGTCGCCGCCGGTGAGCCGAGCGTTCTCGCATCGGCTCGGCAATACATCAAGCATCGCTATGCCAAGCCCGGGAATGTGTATCTGGGCGTCGTCAGCCGATTGGATGCGCCGGTGTCGGGCGTGCTGTTGTTTGCTCGCACCTCGAAGGCTGCCGCCCGGCTGAGCGAGCAATTTCGCAGCCGCTCGGTCGAAAAGACCTACTGGGCGATTGTCGATGGCGACAATTTTCCGCCGACCGGGCAACTCGAGGATCGATTAGTTAAAGACGAGCCGCAGCGGCGAATGCGCCGCGTCGATCCAGACGATTCCGACGGCTTGTCGGCCACGCTCGAATTCCGCCGGCTGCGCCGGCTATCCGCGGGATGGTTGGTCGAAATCGTGCCGCACACGGGGCGGAAGCACCAAATCCGCGTCCAATTCGCCGACCGCGGCTGGCCAATCCTCGGCGATGCCAAATATGGCTCGACTCTCCGTTTTCCCGCCGGGATCGCGTTGCATTCCCGCCGGCTGGCGTTCGACCATCCGATCTCGAAGAAGCGGATCGAGCTTACTGCCGCCGTTCCCGCCGCGTGGACGAAATACGGCGTCGCTCGAGATTCGCCCTGAGCGGCAATCGAAAGCCCGCAGCGCGAGCAAGGAAGATCGCCTGTCGGTCCTTCGTCCCTCGATTATGCGGCCGCACGGTTTCGCCGAAATCGCGAACCGATTCGGCCCCAAGCTCGTCCAAAGCTTGGCGCATCCCGCGCCGGTGAACTATCGTGGATGGATTGACCGCGTGTCCGCCATCGGCGAGCGATACGCCGGTTGTTGCCTTTTTCTTTCCAGCGGGTCTGCGATGTATCCACCGGGTCGGGTCCATTTCGGTGAATGCGCGCTGGCCAGCGGCTTGGTCACGACTGCCGACATCGAACAAGCCCGGGCCGAGCTGCGCGCTGCGGGAATCGGAAGTGCCGTTTCGCCGGCAACCGAAATAGCACCGGCCGAAAAAGTGCCCGTCGAGAAAGCGGCCGACCAGGGGAGCTCGATCGGCAACAGCGGCGCTGAGAAAGCTGCCGGAAAAAGTTCGATCGGAAAGGACTCTGCCGAGGTCGGCATCGGTGATCGGCAATTGGCCGACAAACTGATCGAGATGGGACGGCTCAATTCATATCAAGCCGATCAATTGCTCAATGGCCGCACCAAGCTCAGTCTTGGCCCCTATCGCATTCTCGATTCGATCGCCCAAGGCGGGATGGGGCAAGTGTTCAAGGCCGAGCATTCGATGATGGGGCGGGTCGTCGCGGTGAAGGTGTTGCCGCGCAGCAAGTCGACCCCCGAGGCCATCAAAAGCTTCACACGCGAAATCCGCGTGCAAGCCAAGCTCGACCACGAAAACCTGGTGCGCGCCTTCGACGCCGGCCACGACGGCAACGTGTACTTCCTCGTCACCGAATACATCCCCGGAACCGATCTGCGGCGCTACGTTCGCAACCGCGGCAAACTGAACATGCACGAAGCGGCGACGATCATCTCCCAAGCCGCCGCCGGACTGCAACATGCCCACGAGCTGGGGCTGATCCATCGCGATGTGAAGCCGGGCAATATCCTTGTTACCCCCGATGGGCAAAGCAAACTCTCCGATCTCGGCTTGGCCGGTTGGCTCAACGACGGCGAAGACAGCCTGCACCCGGGCAAGACCGTTGGCACGGCCGATTATCTGCCTCCCGAACAGATCATGTCGCCCGGGGCCATCACGCCGGCCGGCGACATCTATTCCCTCGGCTGCACGCTGTATTACGCCGTCACGGGCAAGGTGCCCTACCCGGGCGGCACGACCCGCGAAAAGGCCCATCGCCATTGCACCGATACGGCCTTGCATCCGCGAATCTTCAACCCCACGCTTAGCGATCCGTTTGTCGAAGTGCTCGCGGCGATGATGGAGCGCGATCCGAAGGAGCGGATTCAATCGGCCCAAGAAGTGATCCGGCGATTGCGCCCCTGGGCCGGCGATGCCGTGCCGGCGCCCGACGAACCGGACGAAACGGCGGGCGTTCCGCCGCGGCCGAATTCGCCCTTGCCGATCGCCGAGGAACTCGAAGACACGGCGGCAAATTTCGTCGATCCGATCCTGATTACCGAAGCCGACGCTCCGAGCCAAGCATCGCAGCGAACCGATCCGGTCGCGTCGGCCGAACAAGAAACGCTGCCGGAAGTCGTGTTGCACCGTCTGACCCGGCTCGGCGCACGGGTGCGGAGCCAATTGGGCGAAACGTCGCAAGAGGTTTCGGCCTTGGTTTTGGCGTTGGCTATTTTGGCGCCGATTGCCCTGGTGGGCGTGATTTGGTTGATCGTCGTGCTGCTAAAAAGCCTCGGCGGCTAGAGCCGACCGGCCGTTGCCGGGCGGCCATCCTGCGGCCGGTCTATTTCGGCTGCCCCGTCGGCAGCGGCACGTTGCGAAATACGTACTGCACATTGCGCGAATCGCGCACGCGCGGATATGCCAGCCGCAACGCTTTCGGTGCGTTGTGCGAAAAATCGCCGCCAAACGTCAGCCGCATCTGCGCGCCGCCTTCCGTCATTCCGCTGGATTGGTTGTGCAAATGCATCGCCTGTCCCGCCGCATCCAAAAGCTCAACCTTGTATTCTTCGAACAACACTTCTTGCGGCTCGGGCATCGGGCCGTCGCGGGCAACCAGCAACGTGATTTCCATTCGATTGTCGTCGTGTCGCTCGACACGTTCGATCGTGGCTTCGATATCGTCCTGCCGATGCGCTGTGCGCGAAGTGAGATCGTCGATCGCGAGCGTCGCCGGCTCGCCGACGGCGATCATCGCCCATTGCACGACGAGCCGGTCGAGCCGCCCGGCCGCGATCGGCGGCGGATTCAGCTTGAGCCGCGCCGTCAGTTGCCGCTCGGCGTGCCCCAAAACGTTCCAGCTATTGGCGCCGATCGCGGGCGAGGTGACATGCGCGCCGGTGTCGGTCGTGGCTTCGACCAATTCCGGCATCCCGCGGGCCGCGACTGGTTGAAACCGGTCTTCCCAGCGCAGGTTCAATTCCATCTCGAAGGAGTTCGACTGCTCGGCATGCCGATCGGAGAAGTGCAATTTCTCGCTGAAGCTGCGAGTCGCTTCCGTGATTTGCGCTCGCAAGGGCCCCGCGTAGGCGGTCGGAAATTGTCCGGGCGAGCCGGCGATGATCGCGGCACCGCGATGCTCCAATTGAAAATCGCTGCGCACTTGGTTGCCGGTTTGCCGGCAAATGTCGTCAACGACCGGCCAGAACTCGCCGGCCGGATAATCGAGATCGACCTTGGCTTCGTGAAACGAACCGTAAGGAGCGCCGAGCGCCAGATGATTGCCGGATTGCTCGGCAACCGTGGCGAACACTTGCGAAGCCGGCTGGCCGCGGCTGGTGCAGGAAACGCGGCCGGGGAGCCAAAGATCGTCGGCCCGAAACCGCTTCAGCAATTCGGTTGCCCGCAGGCGGATTTCGGCATCGCCCGAATGTGCGGCCGCTTCAAGAGCCCCGCGGCATTCGGGGCCGAGTTTAGCCAAGGCCTCGCCCGCTTCCGCGCGATCGCGATACGACTCCGAGCCGAGACCGCGAACGAGCCCTGCGATGCGGATTTCGCCGTCGTTCGGCGAAGATTGGGCCCGGGCCGATGGCGCGGCCACGAGGAAAAGAATACCCGCCGCGGGGAGAATTGCCTCGGCAGCGAAAGAACGAAATCGCATCGATTGCCCGGGGGTTGTATCCCGCGCCGCCGGTTGCTAGAACCAACTCGCGATGGCTCGATCGGCGCTGTGGCGCGGCGGCTCTCCATGTGCCGTGAGTCGGCGAGGCAAAAACCGCGGAACATTAGCCCCCCTCGCAAACCACGTCAATATAAAATGGGGGGAATTGCCACCCAAAAGGCTCAAGCCCAGGGAAGGCTCCCGCCGTTTTCACCACTCGCTACCCGCTCTCCAAGCCTTCCCTGGGCGTTGCGAAATCCTCAACAGGCACCTCATCCGCGTGGACATCGACTGCCTCAGCGCCGGAATCCTCGTCGCCGACCATCTCTGTGCGCCGCTTCCGCGCCTCCCCCGCTCCGGCGAACTCGTGATCTCCGCTCGGCTGCCCTTGGCGATCGGCGGATGCGCCGCGAATGTGGCCATCGATCTGACACGCGTCGGCGTCCGCACGGCTGTTGCCGGCTGCGTCGGCCGCGATCCGTTCGGGCGGTTCATCATCGACACGCTCGCGGCCCACGGCATCGATCCATCGGCAATCCGCACAATGGAGGGCGTTGAAACATCCGGGTCGCTGATCATTAATGTCATCGGCGACGACCGCCGGTTCATCCACTGCCCCGGCGCCAATGCGGTGCTGCAGGCCGCCGATATTTCGATCGAGCAAATTCGCCGGGCCAAAGTCTTTTATATCGGCGGATATCTGTTGATGCCGGCGCTCGAACGGCCGGATGGCCTTGCGGCGCTGTTCCGCGAGGCTCGTCGCTCGGGCGTCGTTACGGTGCTGGATGTCGTGGTGCCCGATGTCGTCGTGCCCGGCGGCGGCGACCATTGGAGCCGATTGGCTCCCGTGCTGGCGGAAACCGACGTCTTTCTGCCGAACGACGACGAGGCAAAGCTAATCACCGGCCTCGACGATCCGCTAGCCCAGGCCGAGCGATTTCGCGCCGCCGGCGCGCGCACGGTCGTAATCACGCAGGGCTTGCATGGCGCAACGCTTGTGGCCGACAAACTCCGATTGCGCTCCGGTGTCTATCCAACCGAGTTCGTCGGCGCCACCGGTTCCGGCGACGCCTTCGACGCGGGCTATATCGTCGGCTTGCTCGCCGGCTGCGATCCGCTGGGCTGCCTGAAATGGGGCGCCGCGCTTGGCGCCAGTTGCGTCCGTTCGCTAAGCGCCACGGAAAGCGTTTTCAACCGCGGCGAGGCCGAAGATTTCATGAAATGGCACGATTTGCCCATCGCCGTTTTGTGAGAACCTTGCGCCGTGTCGTTTGTCATGGACCATTTCATCCGCGTTGCAATCGGTTCGTAAATTGATTCCGAACGCTGTGCTCACAAACGCTCAAAGGGGCCGGTCGTGCTTAGCACGAGGGCGACTAACCGCGTGCGTGTGCTAACCTCTAACCCTCATCCTTGCTGGCGCTGCGGGCTCGCATCCCCTCCCGGCTGCAACTCCCGAGGCGTATACTGCTGCCTCCGGACCACATCCACCAACCCAATCCATCACGCCCATGACACGCGTTGCCATTCTCGGCGCTACCGGTTACACCGCGCTGGAACTGATCAAGCTGCTGTTGCGGCATCCCGAAGTGGAAATCACCACGCTCACCAGCCGGCAGGAAGGAACTCCGCACATCGCGTCGGTCCATCCCTCCCTCACCGGCCGGATCGATTTGCCGCTGGAAGATTTGGGGGCCGTGGCCGTGGCGTCGCGGGCCGACTGTGTGTTCAGTTGCCTGCCGCACGGGGCGTCGGCCACAGTCGTTCCGCAATTGCTTTCCGCCGGCGCTCGGGTCGTCGATTTCAGCGCCGACTACCGGCTCGACAGCGCGGCCGATTATGCCGAGTGGTATGGCATCAAGCATCCCGATCCAGAGCGCGTCGGCAAGGTTGTCTACGGCCTGCCCGAGCTGTTTCGCGATTCTATCGGGAGCGCCCAATTGGTTGCCAATCCGGGCTGCTATCCGACGTCGGCAATTCTGGCCCTCGTGCCGTTGCTCAAAGCCGGGCTGGTCGAGCCGGATGACATCATCCTCGATTCGAAAAGCGGCGTCAGCGGCGCCGGCCGAACGCCAAAACTGACGAGCCATTTTCCCGAGTGCAACGAAAGCATCTCGGCCTACAGCGTCGGCCGGCATCGCCACATGCCCGAGATCGACCAGATCGTTCGCCGCGGCAGCGGAAAAGAAGTGACGGTGATTTTCACGCCGCATCTCGTGCCGATGGACCGCGGCATTCTCACCACAGCCTATTCCCGCCCGATCGGCGAGGCGAGCGAAGAACGGCTCTTCGAAGCGTTCCGCGATTTCTACGCGGAAGAGCCGTTCGTGCGCGTGGTGAGCCATTTGCCCGGCTCGAAAGACACCTCGGACACGAATTTCTGCGACATCACCGTGCGCGTCGTCCGCGGCCGAGTGCTGACGATCAGTTGCCTCGACAATTTGATCAAGGGCGCCGCCGGCGCAGCGGTGCAGAATTTCAATCTGATGTATGGTTACCCGGAAACGACGGCCCTAATGTAGCTAACGTACTGGCACGCTCCCTGTGCCGTCTGCCCCGCTCGTGCGCCATGCACTGCGTAGCGCAGACGGCACACGAAGCGTGCCTGCTACGTTGGTTGCGGCTTCGCCGCAGCACCCTCTCCCCTTGCGGGACGACCACCGAACAAAAAGGCCTCTCCGATGTCGATTCGCGTGCCGGAAGGGTTTCGCCTGGCGGGAATGCATTGCGGGTTGAAGCGCAATAAGACGCGCGAAGATTTGACATTGGTCGTGTCCGATCTTCCCGCGGCGGCCGCCGGCGTTTACACCAGCAATCTCGTGTTCGCCGCGCCGGTGGAACTCGATCGCTCGCGAACGCCCGGCAGCGGTTTCCGAGCCGTCGCGATCAACTCCGGCAACGCCAACGCTTGCACCGGCGAGCGCGGCCTCGCCGACGCGCGCGAAATGGCCCGATTGGCAGCAGCCACGTGCGGCGCCGGGGCCGAGCAAGCGCTCGTGATGTCGACCGGCATCATCGGCGAGTTCCTGCCGATCGAAAAAATCCGCGCCGGACTGGCGACCATCGCGGGGCAGCTAGGCCGCGATGAAGACTCGCTCGTGGCCGCGGCCCGTGGAATGATGACGACCGATACGGTTCACAAACTATCCGGCCGCAGCATTGCATTGTCCGGCCGCACGATCCATCTTGCCGGGATGTGCAAGGGAGCGGCGATGATCGCCCCGCGGATGGGCACGATGCTGGGCCTGGTGCTCACCGATGCCCCGCTCTCGCCCGCGGCCGCCCAACAATCGCTCTCGGCCGTGATCGACGACACATTCAATTGCATCAGCATCGACGGCCACATGAGCACGAACGACACCGTGCTCCTTTTGGCCAACGGCGCCGCGGGCGGCGCACCGCTGGAAGGAGCCGATCTGGCCGCTTTTCAAACCGCCTTGCACGAGGTGTGCGGCGAATTGGCCCGCGCAATTCCCGCCGACGGCGAAGGGGCAAAGCATTTGGTGACCATCGATGTCACGGGCTGTGCCACGCGGGAATCCGCGCGCCAAATCGCCCGCACCGTGGCCGACAGCGCACTTGTCAAAACGGCAATCGCCGGTGCAGACCCGAATTGGGGGCGCATCGTATCGGCAGCCGGTTATGCCGGCGTGCCGTTCGATCCAACCAAGGTCGAGCTGCACGTCAACGGCTTCTTGCTCTACCAACATGCCGCGCCGACATCCTTCGACGCCGCCGCCGTTTCCGCCTCGATGCGCGATCATCGAGACACCCAGATCGTGCTGAATTTTTCCGAAGGAAGCGAGCGAATCCATTTCTGGACCACCGATCTGACGGAAGAATACGTGCGGCTCAACGCCGATTATCACACGTAGGACCATCTGCCGGTTGACGCCGATGCCGGTCCCAATTATGGTGGGAAGCGGCGGGGGCTTTTCCATTTGTTTCGAGGATTTCGCTGATGCTACGATTGCGTT
This DNA window, taken from Pirellulales bacterium, encodes the following:
- a CDS encoding carbohydrate kinase family protein: MDIDCLSAGILVADHLCAPLPRLPRSGELVISARLPLAIGGCAANVAIDLTRVGVRTAVAGCVGRDPFGRFIIDTLAAHGIDPSAIRTMEGVETSGSLIINVIGDDRRFIHCPGANAVLQAADISIEQIRRAKVFYIGGYLLMPALERPDGLAALFREARRSGVVTVLDVVVPDVVVPGGGDHWSRLAPVLAETDVFLPNDDEAKLITGLDDPLAQAERFRAAGARTVVITQGLHGATLVADKLRLRSGVYPTEFVGATGSGDAFDAGYIVGLLAGCDPLGCLKWGAALGASCVRSLSATESVFNRGEAEDFMKWHDLPIAVL
- a CDS encoding RluA family pseudouridine synthase codes for the protein MPPDPALQILLEDNHLLVVNKPAGMATMGVAAGEPSVLASARQYIKHRYAKPGNVYLGVVSRLDAPVSGVLLFARTSKAAARLSEQFRSRSVEKTYWAIVDGDNFPPTGQLEDRLVKDEPQRRMRRVDPDDSDGLSATLEFRRLRRLSAGWLVEIVPHTGRKHQIRVQFADRGWPILGDAKYGSTLRFPAGIALHSRRLAFDHPISKKRIELTAAVPAAWTKYGVARDSP
- a CDS encoding serine/threonine-protein kinase produces the protein MSAIGERYAGCCLFLSSGSAMYPPGRVHFGECALASGLVTTADIEQARAELRAAGIGSAVSPATEIAPAEKVPVEKAADQGSSIGNSGAEKAAGKSSIGKDSAEVGIGDRQLADKLIEMGRLNSYQADQLLNGRTKLSLGPYRILDSIAQGGMGQVFKAEHSMMGRVVAVKVLPRSKSTPEAIKSFTREIRVQAKLDHENLVRAFDAGHDGNVYFLVTEYIPGTDLRRYVRNRGKLNMHEAATIISQAAAGLQHAHELGLIHRDVKPGNILVTPDGQSKLSDLGLAGWLNDGEDSLHPGKTVGTADYLPPEQIMSPGAITPAGDIYSLGCTLYYAVTGKVPYPGGTTREKAHRHCTDTALHPRIFNPTLSDPFVEVLAAMMERDPKERIQSAQEVIRRLRPWAGDAVPAPDEPDETAGVPPRPNSPLPIAEELEDTAANFVDPILITEADAPSQASQRTDPVASAEQETLPEVVLHRLTRLGARVRSQLGETSQEVSALVLALAILAPIALVGVIWLIVVLLKSLGG
- the argC gene encoding N-acetyl-gamma-glutamyl-phosphate reductase, with product MTRVAILGATGYTALELIKLLLRHPEVEITTLTSRQEGTPHIASVHPSLTGRIDLPLEDLGAVAVASRADCVFSCLPHGASATVVPQLLSAGARVVDFSADYRLDSAADYAEWYGIKHPDPERVGKVVYGLPELFRDSIGSAQLVANPGCYPTSAILALVPLLKAGLVEPDDIILDSKSGVSGAGRTPKLTSHFPECNESISAYSVGRHRHMPEIDQIVRRGSGKEVTVIFTPHLVPMDRGILTTAYSRPIGEASEERLFEAFRDFYAEEPFVRVVSHLPGSKDTSDTNFCDITVRVVRGRVLTISCLDNLIKGAAGAAVQNFNLMYGYPETTALM
- the argJ gene encoding bifunctional glutamate N-acetyltransferase/amino-acid acetyltransferase ArgJ, giving the protein MSIRVPEGFRLAGMHCGLKRNKTREDLTLVVSDLPAAAAGVYTSNLVFAAPVELDRSRTPGSGFRAVAINSGNANACTGERGLADAREMARLAAATCGAGAEQALVMSTGIIGEFLPIEKIRAGLATIAGQLGRDEDSLVAAARGMMTTDTVHKLSGRSIALSGRTIHLAGMCKGAAMIAPRMGTMLGLVLTDAPLSPAAAQQSLSAVIDDTFNCISIDGHMSTNDTVLLLANGAAGGAPLEGADLAAFQTALHEVCGELARAIPADGEGAKHLVTIDVTGCATRESARQIARTVADSALVKTAIAGADPNWGRIVSAAGYAGVPFDPTKVELHVNGFLLYQHAAPTSFDAAAVSASMRDHRDTQIVLNFSEGSERIHFWTTDLTEEYVRLNADYHT